The following coding sequences lie in one Aspergillus puulaauensis MK2 DNA, chromosome 3, nearly complete sequence genomic window:
- a CDS encoding DnaJ domain protein (COG:O;~EggNog:ENOG410PFZB;~InterPro:IPR001623,IPR036869,IPR026894,IPR018253;~PFAM:PF14308,PF00226;~antiSMASH:Cluster_3.11), with product MVVDTTYYDALGVPPTATELEIKKAYRKLAIVTHPDKNPGDETAHERFQAIGEAYQVLSNSDLRKRYDTHGKEQAVPDQGFEDPNEFFGMIFGGDAFYDLIGEISLLQDLTTRMEITTEEAEEDLAASTEEKLNINEQEGKPAGEPAGESAGESAGAGAAGTTAAGTAGTAPATSFSPPPSGTSTPRPRLGQQVITDKSDEEIRMQSAGVSEEERELRKKEKKKGGLTREQAEKLQAFEFERQKARDERVEMLATKLIDKISVWTETDKGTDVTRAFEEKIRVEVENLKIQSFGIEILHAIGATYVSKATSFLKSQKFLGISGFFSRLKDKGTLAKEAWTTISTVIDAQLTMEEMAKLEEKGGETWTDEMRAEYSVKVTGKLLAAAWRGSKLEIQGVLRDVCDKVLGDKRIKLEKRVERAQAMIIAGNIYSKAERDPEEEGDYMAFEQLMADAMAKKGKDEKKKKKKHSHDHEAEAEASSTTSPKAEA from the exons ATGGTTGTTGATACCACCTATTACGACGCCCTGGGGGTTCCCCCCACTGCCACCGAGCttgagatcaagaaggcATATCGAAAGCTTGCCATCGTCACTCACCCAG ATAAGAATCCCGGTGATGAGACCGCACATGAACGTTTTCAAGCG ATTGGAGAAGCCTATCAAGTCCTTAGTAATTCCGATCTCCGCAAGCGTTATGATACCCACGGCAAAGAGCAGGCTGTCCCAGACCAAGGTTTTG AGGATCCGAATGAATTCTTTGGTATGATCTTCGGCGGTGACGCATTCTACGACCTCATCGGCGAAATTTCCCTTCTGCAGGACCTTACTACTCGAATGGAAATCACGACGgaggaggccgaagaagatctcGCCGCATCCACAGAAGAAAAACTTAATATCAACGAGCAAGAAGGGAAGCCTGCGGGTGAGCCTGCGGGTGAGTCTGCAGGTGAAagcgctggggctggggcagCCGGCACCACCGCTGCTGGTACTGCTGGTACTGCACCGGCGACTTCTTTCTCGCCGCCTCCCTCTGGTACAAGTActccacgccctcgcctAGGCCAACAGGTAATTACGGATAAGTCAGACGAGGAGATCCGTATGCAATCTGCCGGAGTGTCAGAAGAGGAACGTGAGCTacggaagaaggagaagaagaagggcggtcTTACGCGTGAGCAAGCGGAGAAGCTTCAAGCTTTCGAGTTCGAACGACAGAAAGCTCGTGATGAACGAGTTGAGATGTTGGCGACGAAACTCATTGACAAGATTAGTGTGTGGACAGAAACCGACAAGGGCACCGATGTTACCCGCGCTTTTGAAGAGAAGATTCGCGTTGAGGTGGAGAATTTGAAGATCCAGTCTTTCGGTATCGAGATCCTCCACGCTATCGGTGCTACCTACGTTTCAAAGGCTACTTCTTTCCTAAAGTCGCAGAAGTTCCTTGGCATTtccggcttcttctccagactCAAGGATAAGGGTACGCTTGCAAAGGAAGCCTGGACAACCATCTCCACCGTGATCGACGCCCAGTTGACaatggaggagatggctAAACTGGAAGAGAAGGGCGGAGAGACATGGACAGATGAGATGCGGGCAGAATATTCCGTGAAGGTTACAGGAAAGCTGCTCGCAGCTGCCTGGCGCGGTAGCAAGCTTGAAATCCAAGGCGTTCTCCGCGATGTCTGCGATAAAGTCCTGGGTGACAAGCGGATCAAACTGGAGAAGCGTGTTGAGCGGGCTCAAGCTATGATCATTGCTGGCAACATCTATTCTAAG GCCGAGCGTGAcccagaggaggaaggagattACATGGCCTTCGAGCAGCTTATGGCCGATgccatggcgaagaagggcaaggatgagaagaagaagaagaagaagcacagTCACGACcacgaggctgaggctgaggcatCTTCAACCACCAGCCCGAAGGCCGAGGCGTAA
- a CDS encoding uncharacterized protein (antiSMASH:Cluster_3.11), which produces MSQLSKLLRHAADTSLIPSDSIKPSVITRHILNHNSPSTPANISTAATDRRTRRTNMADDNKTNEKKPAVQEPGIPKPATLRKRPSWINIENCKNDSLFRQTFASPEHKEFLEDSMIPLPSPNDGAKRGQIYSPTRIRRTASSTSNQRSASQESTTSAWSHKSVIEETKDQKEMKVEEIEGGFTSELGTKSKARRKKIGVGRPENDNGGKPPKKVIQHWIRNEANAHFTLGMPLGQLEEKLRDGVLEREMDEHSGEWIRAYGLADDE; this is translated from the coding sequence ATGTCCCAGCTATCAaagctcctccgccacgCCGCCGATACAAGCCTCATCCCCAGCGACTCCATCAAGCCCTCGGTCATAACCCGTCACATACTTAACCATAACTCTCCGAGCACACCAGCCAATATCAGCACCGCCGCCACGGACAGACGGACCAGACGTACCAACATGGCTGACGATAACAAAACGAATGAAAAGAAGCCAGCTGTCCAAGAACCCGGGATCCCAAAGCCAGCCACTCTCCGCAAAAGGCCATCCTGGATCAATATCGAAAACTGCAAAAACGACAGCTTGTTCCGACAGACTTTCGCAAGCCCAGAGCACAAGGAGTTCCTCGAAGATAGCATGATCCCACTTCCCTCGCCTAATGATGGAGCGAAACGTGGCCAGATATATAGCCCTACCCGGATCCGTCGAACGGCGAGCTCAACTTCTAACCAGCGTTCTGCAAGTCAGGAATCCACTACATCGGCCTGGTCTCATAAGAGTGTGATTGAGGAGACGAAAGATcagaaggagatgaaggtggaGGAAATCGAAGGTGGGTTTACGTCGGAACTTGGTACAAAGTCCAAAGCGCGTCGGAAAAAGATAGGCGTTGGCCGTCCGGAGAACGATAATGGCGGAAAGCCTCCCAAGAAGGTTATTCAGCATTGGATACGAAATGAGGCAAATGCGCACTTCACATTAGGGATGCCTCTTGGACAACTAGAGGAAAAGCTGCGAGACGGTGTACTCGAACGCGAAATGGATGAGCATTCTGGGGAATGGATACGTGCGTACGGGCTGGCTGACGACGAGTGA
- a CDS encoding uncharacterized protein (COG:S;~EggNog:ENOG410PNPJ;~antiSMASH:Cluster_3.11), whose translation MTFDKQNNGHIAKPFTPTLSAAFNRANKSPLTPKLANPSSARTPRRLAPPDYPTTTPARHTPEPSYLNANVTPRSGSRSSRRDGPILSPGSTPGNGLHSPQPFVQPSPATAPNARVYRTDRSPVRMGGKLEPPRATRAKTLTADSNTTSRPSSTELPAASPMFFHASDVRSVSGSSDADSRSRVSAKPLSPATFVYANGQEESQAQVDDAARRRSSGLSRPGVVSRPTASPRLASPSINASSTGFSDGIPSPSVPHLDDSPEIRSPEIRSPVHSPPLSTVRPVPVISHTKTSSLDTGRDTPGRETHTEGLGLRPSPVIVSTLDSQVEENKVADAIPALRPRIFSNGSTNSFDTDSQGDGLQSPVKSEHAGSSGPVLSARVERKILDLEISNSSLLAINRTLEREMRKQNAELRRFRRLSRSGRLSVAPSRSVSSTLSIPSEVDEGESDYSSNESPEDLSELGDGESMQDESSLGPDSLAEDDARHRNKDEKRFLIDLAKHQELLADSQKMNQSLKRCLGWTEELISEANKALEYNVHVSDIQLGGRVLSPDELHEDGEARRALLAPVSPKSEYPNEEPPSEELPST comes from the coding sequence ATGACCTTCGATAAACAAAACAATGGCCACATCGCCAAACCATTTACCCCGACTCTGAGTGCCGCGTTTAACAGAGCGAACAAGTCGCCCCTGACCCCTAAGCTCGCGAATCCGTCCAGTGCCCGCACCCCCAGACGTCTTGCTCCTCCAGATTATCCCACAACGACTCCGGCGAGACACACACCAGAGCCTTCCTATCTCAATGCGAATGTTACGCCCCGATCTGGCTCCAGGTCCAGCCGACGTGACGGCCCTATACTCTCCCCGGGCAGTACACCCGGGAATGGACTACACTCCCCGCAACCGTTCGTTCAACCCTCGCCAGCGACTGCCCCAAACGCGAGGGTATACCGAACCGATCGCAGCCCAGTTCGAATGGGCGGAAAGCTTGAACCCCCAAGAGCCACAAGGGCGAAGACCTTGACCGCCGATTCGAACACTACTTCTCGCCCGAGCTCCACCGAACTCCCGGCTGCGTCTCCAATGTTTTTCCACGCCAGTGATGTACGTTCGGTGTCGGGCTCCTCTGATGCAGATTCCCGGTCAAGGGTGTCTGCAAAACCGTTGTCGCCTGCCACATTCGTATATGCAAACGGTCAAGAAGAATCTCAGGCTCAGGTCGACGATGCTGCCAGACGGCGGTCGTCAGGGTTGTCTCGTCCTGGGGTTGTATCAAGGCCTACGGCTTCACCTCGGCTCGCCTCACCCAGTATCAACGCTTCTTCCACGGGGTTTTCGGACGGCATTCCTTCACCGAGCGTACCCCATCTTGACGATTCGCCGGAGATACGCTCACCCGAGATACGTTCACCCGTTCATAGTCCGCCGTTGAGCACAGTCCGACCCGTGCCTGTGATAAGTCACACCAAAACCTCAAGTCTTGATACCGGGCGCGACACTCCTGGTCGAGAGACTCATACGGAGGGTCTGGGCTTACGACCAAGCCCGGTAATAGTATCTACATTGGATTCGCAAGTTGAAGAAAACAAGGTCGCTGATGCTATTCCGGCTCTTCGGCCACGCATTTTCAGCAATGGATCTACAAATTCCTTTGATACAGATAGTCAAGGGGATGGATTGCAAAGTCCGGTAAAGTCTGAACACGCGGGAAGTAGTGGCCCCGTTCTCAGTGCGCGTGTTGAGCGGAAGATCCTGGATCTTGAAATCAGCAATTCATCCCTTCTGGCCATCAACCGGACGCTTGAGCGTGAAATGCGGAAGCAGAATGCTGAACTACGAAGATTTCGGCGTCTTAGCCGCTCCGGTCGTCTATCCGTGGCTCCATCGCGTTCGGTATCGAGTACTTTGTCAATTCCCAGTGAAGTCGACGAAGGCGAAAGTGACTACTCGTCCAATGAATCACCCGAGGACCTATCTGAATTAGGTGATGGGGAATCCATGCAAGACGAAAGCTCCCTGGGCCCAGACTCGTTGGCTGAAGACGACGCGCGGCACAGAAACAAGGACGAGAAACGATTCCTTATCGACTTGGCAAAGCACCAGGAACTTCTAGCGGACAGCCAGAAAATGAATCAAAGCCTGAAACGATGCCTTGGGTGGACGGAAGAGCTGATTAGCGAAGCCAATAAAGCACTGGAATATAACGTGCACGTTAGTGATATACAACTCGGCGGGCGGGTACTAAGCCCCGATGAACTgcatgaggatggagaagcCCGCCGAGCACTACTTGCACCTGTCTCACCCAAATCAGAATATCCAAATGAGGAACCTCCCAGTGAGGAGTTGCCTTCGACATGA
- a CDS encoding Y-family DNA polymerase (COG:L;~EggNog:ENOG410PHKV;~InterPro:IPR017961,IPR036775,IPR043128,IPR001126, IPR022880,IPR043502;~PFAM:PF00817,PF11799;~antiSMASH:Cluster_3.11;~go_function: GO:0003684 - damaged DNA binding [Evidence IEA];~go_function: GO:0003887 - DNA-directed DNA polymerase activity [Evidence IEA];~go_process: GO:0006281 - DNA repair [Evidence IEA]), translating to MEGERGQKGEVPKDNANGNQSPDGDETLKYHLLGPSLTKAGQDSVDQQKVSEIIYNASKGSKFFNHEQARDGVLTEKITRILKEKARLESLNLSIDLRIADQLFAELESTRDLSQYVVHVDCDAFFAAVEELDRPELKTVPMAVGKGVLTTCNYEARKFGCRSGMASFVAMKLCPQLICLPQNYEKYTAKAQEIRAIIAQYDPQFESASIDEAYLNITAYCNENQLDPGQAVGRMRAEILERTKISVSAGIAANAKIAKISSNRNKPDGQYCVPNNRDAIMEFMNELPMRKVNGVGRVFERELDAIGIKTCGDIYRQRAFLAKLFGEKALHFLAQCYLGLGRTKIQPVETYERKSVGTERTFHEISTKEEFREKLWSCAQELEKDLSRTQFKGRTLVLKVKLATFEVLTRQHQPARAVSSAKDLFTSALPMLEKLEKEIPNMKLRLLGIRCTNLVSTKKFDIRFFGAAARRKPLPQEDATDLTGEQEISAEEAFEKAAREELQDEMQDIEKLSQEMPEDENVQIEKSPASITTETTPEQQLYWDCPICSMPQIADDRKFNDHVDYCLSKQTIKEAVQGDSPQPQLASNTTRKRKTATRDSVDPRQKRLFFT from the exons ATGGAGGGGGAAAGGGGACAGAAGGGCGAAGTGCCCAAAGACAATGCGAACGGCAATCAATCTCCGGACGGTGATGAAACCCTGAAGTATCACCTTCTAGGTCCCTCTCTGACCAAAGCGGGCCAGGATTCCGTTGACCAGCAAAAG GTTTCGGAAATTATTTACAATGCATCCAAGGGCTCCAAGTTCTTCAACCATGAACAAGCCCGGGACGGCGTCCTGACTGAGAAAATCACACGGATtctgaaggagaaggcgcgTCTTGAGAGTCTGAACCTTTCAATTGACCTACGAATAGCCGATCAGCTTTTTGCTGAACTGGAATCGACGCGTGACCTTTCTCAATATGTGGTCCATGTCGACTGCGATGCTTTTTTTGCTGCGGTTGAAGAGCTAGATAGACCGGAGCTGAAAACGGTGCCAATGGCTGTTGGGAAAGGCGTTCTGACAACGTGTAACTATGAAGCTCGGAAATTTGGTTGTCGGAGTGGCATGGCTTCGTTTGTGGCTATGAAACTCTGTCCTCAATTGATTTGCTTGCCACAAAACTACGAAAAGTATACAGCCAAGGCCCAGGAAATTCGTGCTATTATTGCTCAATACGACCCCCAGTTTGAGAGTGCAAGCATTGATGAAGCTTATTTGAACATCACAGCCTATTGCAATGAAAACCAACTCGATCCGGGGCAGGCTGTTGGTCGCATGCGCGCAGAAATCCTCGAAAGAACAAAAATCTCCGTGTCTGCCGGAATTGCTGCGAACGCAAAGATCGCAAAGATATCATCGAATCGCAATAAACCAGATGGCCAGTACTGTGTTCCAAATAATAGGGACGCCATTATGGAATTCATGAACGAGCTCCCTATGCGCAAAGTCAATGGCGTCGGCCGGGTATTCGAGCGGGAGCTCGACGCAATTGGTATCAAAACTTGCGGCGACATATATCGCCAGCGTGCATTTTTGGCGAAACTATTCGGCGAAAAGGCTCTTCATTTTCTTGCACAGTGCTACCTCGGCCTAGGTAGGACGAAGATCCAGCCGGTTGAAACCTACGAACGCAAAAGTGTAGGCACCGAGAGGACATTTCACGAGATTAGCACGAAAGAAGAATTCAGGGAAAAGCTTTGGTCCTGCGCTCAAGAACTAGAAAAGGATCTGTCGCGAACACAGTTCAAGGGACGAACCCTGGTTCTCAAGGTCAAGCTAGCGACTTTTGAAGTTTTAACCCGGCAACACCAGCCCGCTCGGGCCGTGTCCTCTGCTAAGGATCTTTTCACATCTGCCCTTCCAATGTTAgagaagctcgagaaggagattccAAACATGAAGCTTCGTCTGCTTGGTATTCGTTGTACCAACCTCGTGAGCACAAAGAAATTTGACATCAGATTCTTCGGTGCCGCTGCTCGGCGAAAACCCCTACCACAAGAAGATGCAACTGACCTTACCGGAGAGCAAGAGATAAGCGCAGAAGAAGCGTTTGAGAAGGCTGCGCGCGAGGAGCTCCAGGACGAGATGCAAGACATTGAAAAGCTCAGTCAAGAAATGCCCGAGGATGAAAATGTCCAAATTGAGAAAAGCCCTGCGTCTATTACCACAGAAACCACACCAGAACAACAACTCTACTGGGATTGTCCCATCTGCTCGATGCCTCAGATCGCTGATGATAGGAAATTCAATGACCACGTGGACTACTGTTTATCGAAGCAAACGATAAAAGAAGCGGTACAGGGCGATTCACCGCAACCTCAACTGGCGTCCAATACCACGCGAAAACGAAAGACGGCTACTCGGGACAGTGTAGATCCACGGCAGAAACGTCTGTTCTTTACCTGA
- a CDS encoding DNA damage response protein RcaA (COG:L;~EggNog:ENOG410PGI8;~InterPro:IPR000253,IPR008984,IPR032429,IPR040227;~PFAM:PF00498,PF16508;~antiSMASH:Cluster_3.11;~go_component: GO:0030870 - Mre11 complex [Evidence IEA];~go_function: GO:0005515 - protein binding [Evidence IEA];~go_process: GO:0006302 - double-strand break repair [Evidence IEA];~go_process: GO:0007095 - mitotic G2 DNA damage checkpoint [Evidence IEA]): MWILETEGAFLQGKRVWLRPGKRYLFGRYKTEGVREAIPAQSISRKHLVVEVLPVKPGDGSKTREKSEIVVSDQGSKFGTIVDGEQIKGDSKSLTGDEHTIYVGKYQYALRIQWQPAVLSFSFSSKEINKNTLARFRSRLESLDIKTIEDYLVNVTTHVVQTKRNTAKGLQALVNGKYIVDYSFIDALDYAATPSDLENLESLSPLEDDFDAAWPDAREHLPPPGKESFNGPDESFAPNPDRLHLFDDFTFIFCDKSQHQILEEPITNGHGKALYFEVKEGSTTAEMIVQFMKNAAGQKGVGFERVEDGGVVLVRFRSKTGKEDWVLQLLDEVALATDQRVIQQNEFLNAILENDVSILCRRLPQELVPDPTPPELTLPPTSVRPSSEDVQVVADSHPSEDVSQPPKKAKGSRVRKYVSKMKTFDDGFDINSIPAYAPDVEESIEDVPPMSIDAPSENQSQHLDSIQEEEDVVSSLLPGANAMKRRRAETSQRRLEDSNTRPKQEEVPRPKRQKLDVLEAARQHREAEEDAAHQRRQQEDELLQTSLRDVDVEKLKGLAIVEEMELPVKPADGSNCRWDERWNGRKNFKKFRRKGESSQQRRRIQTVMVPLEEVARKDFGIGDHYWVSTSKSTDPTPQESHRDRTLSQVESEPSQSRSVARSESEKTATQRSQKRAREERDSDSDDELRFRFRRRR, translated from the exons ATGTGGATCCTCGAGACAGAGGGAGCCTTTCTGCAAG GCAAGCGCGTATGGCTGCGGCCCGGGAAGAGATACCTCTTTGGTCGTTACAAGACGGAGGGTG TCCGAGAAGCAATTCCAGCGCAATCCATATCCCGAAAACACTTGGTGGTTGAAGTTTTACCGGTTAAACCCGGTGATGGG TCGAAAACTAGGGAAAAATCAGAGATAGTCGTTAGCGATCAGGGTTCGAAATTCGGTACCATAGTTGATGGAGAACAAATTAAAGGGGATAGTAAAAGCTTGACCGGTGACGAACATACAATTTACGTGGGAAAATATCAGTATGCCTTGCG GATACAATGGCAACCCGCGGTATtaagtttctctttctcttccaaAGAGATCAATAAAAATACACTAGCCCGCTTCCGCTCTCGACTCGAAAGCCTGGATATCAAGACCATCGAAGACTACCTCGTCAACGTTACAACACACGTCGTCCAAACTAAGCGGAATACTGCCAAGGGGCTACAGGCGCTTGTTAATGGCAAATACATTGTGGACTACTCCTTCATCGATGCCCTGGACTATGCAGCAACTCCGAGCGATTTGGAGAATCTAGAGAGTCTGTCTCCATTAGAGGATGATTTCGACGCCGCCTGGCCTGATGCGCGAGAGCACCTCCCACCTCCCGGGAAGGAATCCTTCAATGGACCTGACGAATCATTTGCACCGAACCCGGATcgcctccatctcttcgatgattttacttttattttctgTGATAAGTCGCAGCATCAAATATTGGAAGAACCGATCACCAATGGGCATGGGAAAGCTTTGTATTTCGAGGTGAAAGAAGGTTCCACTACTGCAGAGATGATTGTACAATTCATGAAGAACGCCGCTGGTCAAAAGGGCGTTGGGTTTGAAAGagttgaggatggaggagtGGTGTTGGTACGATTCCGGTCAAAAACTGGGAAAGAAGACTGGGTCCTACAGCTCCTCGATGAGGTAGCACTCGCAACTGACCAGCGCGTCATTCAACAAAACGAATTCCTCAATGCAATTCTAGAGAATGACGTCTCGATACTGTGTCGGCGCCTACCTCAAGAGTTGGTGCCAGATCCTACACCACCAGAGCTTACACTACCTCCTACATCAGTGCGGCCTTCCAGCGAAGATGTCCAAGTCGTTGCTGATTCTCATCCGTCTGAAGACGTGAGTCAGCCTCCCAAGAAGGCTAAGGGTTCTCGGGTGCGCAAATATGTCAGCAAAATGAAAACGTTCGATGACGGATTCGATATCAACTCCATACCAGCATATGCTCCAGACGTAGAGGAGTCTATCGAGGATGTACCACCGATGTCGATAGACGCCCCCTCCGAAAACCAGTCTCAACACCTAGACAGTatccaggaagaagaggacgtgGTCTCAAGCTTGCTACCAGGAGCTAACGCGATGAAACGCCGGCGGGCTGAGACTTCTCAGCGGAGGTTGGAAGATTCCAACACCCGGCCTAAACAGGAGGAGGTGCCCCGGCCCAAGCGCCAAAAACTTGACGTATTAGAAGCAGCCCGTCAGCACCgagaggcggaagaggatgccGCCCATCAGCGACGGCAACAAGAGGACGAACTGTTACAAACGTCTCTCAgagatgtggatgttgagaaaCTCAAGGGGCTCGCCATTGTCGAAGAAATGGAACTTCCGGTCAAGCCGGCCGACGGCAGCAACTGCCGGTGGGATGAACGGTGGAATGGCAGGAAAAACTTCAAGAAGTTCCGTCGGAAAGGTGAGTCTAGTCAACAACGACGTCGGATCCAAACAGTCATGGTTCCGTTGGAAGAGGTGGCGCGGAAGGACTTTGGCATCGGAGATCACTACTGGGTTAGCACCAGTAAATCTACTGACCCGACCCCGCAAGAAAGCCACCGAGACCGTACTCTCAGTCAGGTGGAAAGCGAACCTTCACAATCCCGGTCAGTGGCACGAAGTGAATCCGAGAAGACGGCAACGCAAAGAAGTCAAAAGCGGGCACGTGAAGAGCGAGATTCAGatagtgatgatgagcttcGATTCCGGTTTCGTCGCAGGCGATGA
- a CDS encoding uncharacterized protein (TransMembrane:2 (o37-56i68-90o)), which translates to MEQGRDSNFSAQEQAVSESLIKVIPVARDESRTRGLLLIYCWSLSLSLDMATLHSLQSSDRIKVFQFCSSIILIFSLSISIPFFAVLFNFPPPLFYLAS; encoded by the coding sequence ATGGAACAGGGTCGTGACAGTAATTTCAGCGCGCAAGAGCAGGCTGTCTCCGAATCGCTCATCAAAGTGATACCAGTCGCCCGGGATGAATCTCGAACAAGGGGGCTGCTATTAATATATTGCTggagtctgagtctgagccTGGACATGGCAACACTTCACAGCCTGCAATCATCTGACCGAATCAAAGTCTTCCAATTTTGTTCATCCATCATTTTgatcttttctctctccatctccattccCTTCTTTGCCgtcctcttcaacttcccacCCCCTCTTTTCTATCTTGCAAGTTGA
- a CDS encoding uncharacterized protein (COG:S;~EggNog:ENOG410PJF2), giving the protein MTADCLSSPSPFMISAIPPPRPVSVNALARTTSVSNPVSCTKSTRSTSAEIPAHEESFVPVGPDPPGWAQSPVDTEMEDVQSAETPSPCQSKIQFEHLPVEIHETILDYLFGERSSTFTSACGKSPTRSWNKSLRHPRRKALSNLALILPVWRVLVQDRIYRHIKLKGTTDELEESARWFRAHPHLAFYVRHVEIWIPVWGQRAVRYPSRLLPRRQNNQTGTLTNAAAIQATMAWDEPVSNPATDYKYHYASHNATLEEMFVHVQNVFPGARILTLEGGHCKKPPMVCHFRNDPAGRTCRQLPVLPDIQTFVMRGAWNIMRDHQHWLTLSQALPSVREWHCAYAKPKIEGYETIAGILRRLPPTLVHINISLEGFYSKDSSQNRWLGDGANPPHLCRLLGEVAPRLESLTFTGKVCSCLFESARTFMNNWPSKSKLRSLDLVVKTCCRDKKLHPSLPFLGEFSGITNLNFIRAFEKLVISAITGLQIHQELEYMRIRFIDLDSACPPLNPYFQLVGTSCTGLWNEPILEALHSARPNAQFVKLSDGIAPQYNHHHQVVGAIYPRTRPLSIHASTYRIIADVPKP; this is encoded by the exons ATGACCGCCGATTGCCTctcgtctccctctccttttATGATTTCTGCAATTCCGCCCCCGCGGCCCGTTTCGGTCAATGCCCTCGCGAGAACCACTTCGGTTTCAAATCCGGTCTCATGCACAAAATCAACCCGAAGCACAAGCGCCGAAATTCCGGCCCATGAGGAATCCTTCGTACCCGTGGGTCCCGATCCCCCGGGATGGGCCCAGTCTCCAGTGGATACcgagatggaggatgtgCAATCGGCCGAGACACCATCGCCATGCCAATCTAAGATCCAGTTCGAACACCTTCCAGTCGAGATCCACGAGACCATTCTCGACTATTTGTTCGGTGAACGCTCATCAACCTTCACATCGGCTTGCGGGAAATCACCTACGCGGAGTTGGAACAAATCTTTGCGGCATCCGAGGCGGAAAGCTCTTTCAAATCTGGCCCTGATCTTGCCGGTGTGGAGAGTTTTGGTGCAAGATCGGATCTACAGACACA TAAAACTCAAGGGAACCAcagatgagctggaggaaagtGCACGCTGGTTCCGTGCACATCCTCATCTAGCGTTCTATGTCCGTCATGTGGAGATATGGATACCCGTCTGGGGTCAGCGAGCAGTCAGGTATCCGTCGCGACTGCTTCCTAGGAGACAAAACAACCAGACTGGCACCTTGACTAACGCGGCTGCTATTCAGGCGACAATGGCATGGGATGAGCCGGTCTCCAACCCAGCGACTGACTACAAGTATCACTATGCAAGCCACAATGCAACCTTAGAAGAAATGTTTGTTCATGTACAGAACGTATTCCCGGGGGCTCGTATACTCACTCTGGAAGGGGGTCACTGCAAAAAGCCGCCAATGGTATGTCATTTCAGAAATGACCCGGCCGGACGTACATGCCGTCAACTTCCCGTGCTGCCGGACATCCAAACATTCGTGATGCGTGGCGCTTGGAACATCATGCGCGATCACCAACACTGGTTAACTTTGTCTCAAGCCTTACCGAGCGTCCGGGAATGGCATTGTGCGTACGCAAAGCCGAAGATTGAAGGGTACGAGACAATTGCCGggatcctccgccgcctgCCGCCGACACTGGTACACATCAATATCAGCCTAGAAGGTTTCTATAGCAAGGACAGCTCCCAAAACCGATGGCTCGGCGATGGTGCCAATCCACCACATCTATGCCGCCTGCTCGGCGAGGTCGCTCCGCGCCTAGAGTCGCTCACATTCACAGGCAAGGTCTGCTCCTGTCTCTTCGAATCCGCTCGAACCTTCATGAACAACTGGCCATCCAAATCAAAGCTCAGATCGCTGGACCTAGTCGTGAAAACCTGCTGTCGAGACAAAAAGCTCCACCCGAGCCTTCCTTTCCTCGGCGAATTCTCCGGAATCACAAACCTGAACTTCATTCGCGCCTTCGAGAAGCTTGTCATATCTGCAATCACCGGGCTCCAAATCCACCAGGAACTCGAGTACATGCGCATCCGCTTTATCGACCTCGACTCAGCTTGTCCACCTCTCAACCCCTACTTCCAGCTCGTGGGCACTAGCTGCACAGGCCTCTGGAATGAACCCATCCTCGAAGCCCTGCACTCCGCCCGTCCAAATGCCCAGTTTGTCAAGCTCTCTGATGGCATTGCTCCCCAATAtaaccaccaccatcagGTCGTGGGCGCGATATACCCTCGTACCCGACCGCTAAGCATCCACGCATCCACTTACAGGATCATAGCCGATGTGCCAAAACCCTGA